DNA from Actinoplanes sp. SE50/110:
CCTCGCTGCGGGTGATGGACGCCCGCGCCGCCGCGGCCGAGGCGCAGGAACTGCTCGGCCTGGGGTTCACCGCGTTCAAGGTGAAGGTCGGCGGGCGATCCCTCGCGGACGACCTCGCGGTGATCCGGACGCTGCGCGCGGTGATCGGCCCGGACGCCCGGCTGATGGCCGACTACAACCAGAGCCTCACGGTGACCGAGGCGATCGAGCGGGTCCGGGTGCTCGATCACGAGGGCCTGTACTGGATCGAGGAGCCGACCACCGCCGAGGACTTCGCCGGTCACGCGCGGATCGCCGAGGCGGCCGTCACCCCGATCCAGCTGGGCGAGAACTGGTGGGGCGTGTCCGACCTGGCCAAAAGCATCGCGGCCCGAGCCGGCGACCACGCCATGCTCGACGTGATGAAGATCGGCGGGGTGACCGGCTGGCTACGGGCGATGGCGGTGGCCGACGCCGCCGGCCTGCCGGTGTCCAGCCACACCTTCCCCGAGTTCAGCTCGCACCTGCTCGGGGTCACGCCGAGCGCCACCTACCTGGAGTACCTGGACCACGCCCGGCCGATCCTGACCGAGCCGGTCGTGGCGCGCGACGGTCAGGTGTGGATCGCGGACCGTCCGGGCGCCGGCATCACGTGGGATGAGGCGGCGATCGCCCGGGGTTAACCTGTGCACCGTCGCGTTGATGATCGTTCTGGACAGCACCATCGTCGCCGTGGCCGTCCCGGTCATCCAGCGCGACCTCGGCTTCACCCCGGCCGGCGTGGCCTGGGTGATCAACGGCTACCTGGTCGCCTTCGCCGGCCTGCTGCTGCTCGCCGGCCGCCTCGGCGACCTGCTCGGCACCCGCCGGATCTGCCTGGCCGGGTTGCTCGTCTTCACCGCCGCCAGCCTGCTCTGCGGGCCTGAGGGGCGCGCGGGTCCGGGCCTCAGGGGCGCGCGGGCTCGGGCTCGGCCGCGGCGCGTGGGGCGGGGACGGCGGCGGCCGGCCGGCGGTGGCGGCCGCGCTCCAGCCACCCCTCGGCGAGCAGCAGCGGAACCGTCCACCCCAGCCACGCCGCCGCCGAGGACGCCACCCAGGTCAGCAGGCCCGCGTCGCCGTGGAACGTGGTGTCCAGCCGCGGGGTCAGCCCGATCACGAAGACCGCTCCCCAGATCCGGTTGGTGATGATCGAGGCGGTCAGGGCGAAGCTGCGGATCATCCACCGGCGGTGCTCGCCGAACCGGCGGCGCCGGCCGGCGCGCCAGCCGGCGGTGGTCACCGTGAGCCAGAGCAGCGCCAGCAGGACGTCGCTGGCCCGGGTGACCGGCCCGTACGGGGTGAACGCCCCGATCGTCAGCGCGCACACTCCGGCCGGCAGCACCCCGCCGAACACGTAGAGCCGGCCGATCCGCCGGTGCGCCACCGGGTGCCGCTGCCGGAACCACGGCCAGATCTGCACCACCGCGGTGCCCAGCGCCACGCTGCCGAAGAGCACGTGCGGCACCAGCAGCCAGAAGTGCGCGACGCCGAGCGTGGGCGGCTGGGGCACCCGGGAGCGGGCCGGGTCGAAGCTCAGATACGGCGGGAGGGAGAAGGTCACGAAGAGCACCACGATCGCCGCGAGCGGGACGATCCACGGGCGCCGCCACCATCGAGTCATTGCCGGTCCCCTTATCTGCGTATGTCCTACGCAATTCAGCGTAGGCCGTACGCAGTAAATTCGGAACCCCCTACGATGGGGCGATGGTCAGCGAGTTGCCGCGTACGTTGAAGGTGCTCTGGGGGGTGGCGGAGCGACCCACCCGGGGCCCGCAGCCGGCGCTGAGCCTGGACCGGATCGTCGCCGCGGCGATCGGGATCGCCGACCGCGACGGTCTCGCGGCGCTCTCCATGGCCCGCCTCGCGGAACGGCTCGGCTGCGCGCCGATGTCGCTCTACCGGCACGTGGCCAACAAGGACGAGCTGCTGGTCTTCATGCAGGACGCGGCGCCCGGTGAGCCGCCGCGGTTGCCGCCGGGGTGGCGCGACGGTCTGGCCGCCTGGGCCCGCGCGCTGCGCGCCGTGCTCGCCGCGCATCCGTGGATCCTGCAGGCCACCGCGGGCCGGCCGCCCCTCGAACCGGGTCAGCTGGCCTGGCTGGACCGGGGCCTCTCGGCGTTCGCCGGTACCCCACTGAGCCACCGGCTCCGCGGCGAGATGGTGATGGCCGCGCTCTACCTGGCGCGCGGCGAGGCGCAGATCAGCGCGGTGCTGCTCAGCGGGGTGCCGGACGTGGTCGCCGACTACGGGGCGCTGCTGGCCCGGTTCGTCACCGCGGAGCGGTTCCCGGCCCTGGCGGAGGCGGTCGCGGACGGCGCCTTCGCGGAGGCTGCCGGGCCGGACGAGTCCTTCGAGATCGGACTGGCCCGGCTGCTCGACGGTATCGAGCTCCTGATGTCAACGTTTGATTGACAATGCCCTAGGGTGGACGCGTGACCGACCTCAGTGCGTTGCGGGCAATCCGGGAGCGGCGGGCCCGGCTGGACGCCGAGGAACTGGCGCTGATCGATCAGGCTCGCCGGGCCGGGGCCACCTGGCCGGCCGTCGCCGCGGCGCTCGGCCTGGCCAGTCGCCAGGCCGCCGAGCAGCGCCGGCACCGCCTGGCGCAGGCCGCCGAGCGGGGCGCCCGGCCGCTGCGGGCCGATCGGGACGCCGGATACGGCGAGGCGCCGGCCCGGTTGCGGGAGAGCGCCGCCGAGCTGCACCGACGGATCGGTGCCGATCGCCGGTGGGACGCCCGTTTCCCGCGCGCCGCGCTGGTTCGCGAGATCCTGTCGAGCGCCCCCGACGCCCCGCCCGGAGCGCTGTTCGACCTGGTTGCCGGTGCTCTCGCGGACCTGTCCGGGCCGCCGGTGCCGCGCCTGCCGGCCCCGATGCGGGCCGCCGTCGACCGGCTTGCGGCGAGCCTGGCCGCGGCAAGCCCGGATTGACACCAGGTCGCTCAACCTTGGAGGATCTGAGTCCGACCGACTCATGTCTGAGGTGACGTGTGCGCCGGAACGCCGTGCTGTTCGTGCTGATCTCGCTCTGCTCCGGCTTCGGCGGCAGTGCGCTCGCCCTCGCCGCCGGACTCTGGGTGCTCGACCTCACCGGCTCGCCCGGGCTGGCCGCGCTGGCCGGGCTCGGCACGTACGCCCCGGTGCTGGCCGCGCCCTGGCTCGGCGCCCTGGTCGACCGCTTCCCCCGCCGCCCGCTGCTGATCACCGTCGACGTGCTGGTCGGCCTGGCGATCCTGGCCCTGCTGCTCGACCCCGCCCCGACCGGCATCTACCTGGTCCTGCTCGTCCGCGGGATCGGCTACGTGCTGCTGGACGCCGGGGAGACCGCGCTGCTGCCGGCCGCCCTGCCCGCCGGGCTGCTCGGCGATGTCAACGGCTGGCGGTCCAGCGCCCAGGAGGGCATGAAACTCGTCGCGCCACCGGCCGGGGCCGCCCTCTATGCCTGGCACGGCCCGCGTCCGGTGCTGCTGCTCTGCGCGGCGCTCCCGCTGGTCACCGCGCTGCTGTACGCCATGGTCCGGCTGCGCGCCGCGCCCGCGGTCCCGGCGGCCGGCCCGGCGCTCGACCGGCGCGGCGTCCGGGCCGGGCTGACCGAGCTGTGGCGGGCGCCGATGCGCACCCCGGTCCTGGTGGCGGCGGTGGCCATCGCGGTCTCCGGGTTCACCAACGCCGCGGTGCTGCGGCACCTCGTCGACGACCTGCACCGCCCGTCCACCTACCTCGGCGTGCTGTCCGGTCTGCAGGGCGCCGGTGCGATCGCCGGTGGGCTGCTGGCCGGCCGGCTGCTCGCCCGCCTGCGCCCGGCCCGGGTCGCGGCGCTCGGTGCCACCCTCTTCGCGGCCGCCTGTCTGACCTGGGCACTGCCCTGGTGGCCGGCCATGCCGGTGGGCAGCGTGCTGACCGGACTCGGGCTGCCGTGGACGCTGATCGCCGGGATCACCGCGATCCAGACCGGCACCCCGGACCGGCTGCTGGGCCGGGTCGGGGCCACCGGCAGCATGGTCATGTTCGGGCCGATCACCCTGGGCATCCCGCTCGGGTCGGCGCTGTCCGGCGCGGGCGCCCGGCCGCCGCTGATCATCGGCGCCGCGCTGACGCTCGGCGTGGCGCTGGCCGCGCGGGTCAGCCGCTGATCAGCGGCAGGTGATCGAGGATGTCCCGGGGGTCGTCCGTGGCACACCCGACGTAGTTGTCCGGACGGATCAGGAACAGGGCGGATTGACGTACATCATAAGCGCGGAGCGCCGCGGCGGCCGTGACGTGATGGACGGGCAGTGCGCCGGGCATGGCCGGCAGGGTGTGGGCACCTCGGGAGTGGGCGCGTGCAGATCGTCCATCCGCCACTCGGCGGCCGCGCGAACGCCTGGTTCTCCGGTGCGCGGCGGCCCGGGCTGGGCCGGGAACTCGGGGACGACGAGGCGATCGAGACGCTGACGACGTTTCTGCACCGCGGCTTCGGCGGCGCCTGCGCCCGCCGCCCGGGACTCAGGCCGCCCGCAGACCCAGGAACACCACGGCCAGGGTGCGCTCCCGCAGCGTCTCGTCCCAGCCGCCGTGCAGCGCCCCCTGACAGAGGCTGACCAGCAGGGCCATCACCTCGGGCAGCTGAACGCCGGCGGCCACCGTACCGGCCGCCTGCGCCTCGGTCAGCAGACCGCCGACCGCCCACTCCAGCTGTCCGATGGTCTGTGGCAGGCGGATCTCGAGACCCGAGCCGGCCAGCAGCTGCACCACCGATCGCTTGGCGGCCGCCTCGCCGATCAGCCGGCGGAAGAACTCGAACAGCCCGTCCCCGCGGCCGGCCAGCTCGCCGGCATCGGCGGTCAACCGCCGGAGCAGGCGTTTCATGATCTCCGCGAGCAGGTCGTTCTTGGTGGGGAAGTGCCGGAAGACGGTGCCGATCGCGACCCCGGCCCGGCGCGCCACCTCGTCGGTCGACGCGGTCGCCCCGCGCTCGGCGAAGACGGTCTCGGCCGCGTCCAGGATGCGTGCCCGATTGCGCTGGGCGTCGGCGCGCAGCGGGGGACCGTCGGCATCCGGTGGCAAGTCGAGTCTCCACTCACTATCGTGGTCGAAGGAAGCTGAGTTTTGACTCATCTTAACCGGAGGTGTGTGTGGTGACACCGCAGGAGATCTTCGTGCGCATGCGCGAGCGATGGCTGTCCGGCGACGCGACCTATGACGAGGCGATGCTCGCGGAGGATGTGGTGGTCGAGACGCCGTTCGCGGCGCCGGGGCGGCCGACCCGCACCGAGGGGCGCGAGCGGGTCCTGGAGCAGGCCCGGGCCGGGCGGGCCGGGTTCCCGGTGCGGTTCGACGACTGCCGGGCGGTGGTGATCCACGAGACCGGTGACCCCGAGGTGATCATTGTGGAATACGAGCTGGTGGGGACGCACACGGTGAGCGGACGGCGGGCGGCCGCGCCGTTCATCGGGGTGCTGCGTACCCGGGACGGGGTGCTGGCCGGCTGGCGGGAGTATCAGCACACCATGGCCATCGCCGCGGCCACGGCCTGAGCGCGGCGGGTCCCGGCGACCGTCGATGTGCCGCGAGAGGGACCGGGTGCCCGGCACGCCGTTGTGCCGGACACCTGGAGTGGAGCGCCGGTGGGGCACCAGGCACCCCACCGGCCGGCGGTCAGCGCTTGGCGACGGCCTTGCGGTAGTCGCTGTTGAGCCGGCCGATCAGGCTCAGCGGGATGCCCTTCGGGCAGACCTCGGTGCACTCGCCCATGTTGGTGCAGCCACCGAAACCGGCGTCGTCCTGCGCCTGCAGCATGTCGATCACCCGGCTGTCGCGTTCCGGCTGGCCCTGCGGCATCAGGCCGAGGTGGGTGATCTTCGCCGCGGTGAACAGCATCGAGGAGCCGTTCGGGCAGGCCGCGACGCAGGCGCCGCAACCGATGCAGGTGGCCGCCTCGAAGGCCGCGTCCGCGTCCTTCTTCGGGACCGGGGCGGCGTGCGCGTCCGGGGCGGTGCCGGTGGGCGCGCTGATGTAACCGCCGGCCTGGATGATCTTGTCCAGCGGGCTGCGGTCGACGACCAGGTCCTTGATCACCGGGAAGGCGGCGGCACGCCACGGCTCGACGTCGATCACGTCGCCGTCCGAGAAGTGCCGCATGTGCAGCTGGCACGTGGTGGTGGCCTTCTCCGGGCCGTGCGCCACCCCGTTGATCACCATGCTGCACGCGCCGCAGATGCCCTCGCGGCAGTCGTGGTCGAACGCGATCGGGTCGTCACCGGAAAGGATCAGCGTCTCGTTGAGCACGTCGATCATCTCCAGGAACGACGCGTCCGGGGAGATCCCCTTCACGTCGTAGGTGACCATCTTCCCGGAGGAGGAGGGGCCGGACTGACGCCACACCCTGACCTTGATGTCCATTACTTGTAACTCCGCGTGCTCGGGTGGACGTACTCGAAAACGAGCTCTTCCTTGTGCAGGGTCGGCTTGCCGTCGGCACCGAAGTACTCCCACGCCGCGGCGTAACCGAACTCGTCGTCGTGCCGCAGCGCCTCACCGTCCGGGGTCTGCGACTCGGCCCGGAAGTGGCCGCCGCAGGACTCCCGCCGGTGCAGCGCGTCGATGCACATCAGCTCACCCAGCTCGATGAAGTCGGCGACCCGGCCGGCCTTCTCCAGGTTCTGGTTGAGCTCCTCGCCCTTACCGGGCACCTTGACCCGGGTCCAGAACTCCTCCTTGAGCGCCCGGATCAGGCCGATCGCCTTGGTCAGCCCCTCCTCGGTGCGCTCCATGCCGCAGTACTCCCACATGATGTGGCCGAGCTCGCGGTGGAAGGAGTCCACGGTCCGGTCGCCGTCGATCGACAGGAATCTGGCGATCCGGTCCTCGACCTCCTTGCGGGCCGACACGACCGCCTCGTCGCTGGTCGCGATCTTCTTGAACGGCCCGGCCGCGAGGTAGTTGTTGATCGTGTTCGGCAGCACGAAGTAGCCGTCCGCCAGGCCCTGCATCAGCGCGGACGCGCCGAGCCGGTTGGCGCCGTGGTCGGAGAAGTTGGCCTCGCCGACCACGAACAGGCCGGGGATGGTCGACTGCAGGTCGTAGTCGACCCAGAGGCCACCCATCGTGTAATGCACCGCGGGGTAGATCCGCATCGGCGTCTCGTACGGGTCCTCGCCGGTGATCCGCTGGTACATCTCGAAGAGGTTGCCGTACTTCGCCTCGACCGCCTTGCGGCCCAGCCGGCTGATCGCGTCCGCGAAGTCCAGGTAGACGCCGAGCCCGCCGGGGCCGACGCCGCGGCCCTCGTCGCAGACGTTCTTGGCGGCCCGGGACGCGATGTCGCGGGGCACCAGGTTGCCGAACGACGGGTAGATGCGCTCCAGGTAGTAGTCGCGCTCGTCCTCCGGGATGTCCGCCGGGCGGCGGGTGTCCTTCTGCGCCTTGGGCACCCAGACCCGGCCGTCGTTGCGCAGCGACTCGGACATCAGGGTCAGCTTCGACTGGTGCGAGCCGGACTCCGGGATGCAGGTCGGGTGGATCTGCGTGTAGCAGGGGTTCGCGAACAGCGCGCCCTTGCGGTGCGCCCGCCAGGTCGCCGTGACGTTGCAGCCCATGGCGTTGGTGGACAGGAAGAAGACGTTGCCGTACCCACCGGAGGCGAGCACCACGGCGTCCGCGAGCTCGGTGGTGATCTCGCCGGTGATCATGTCGCGGACCACGATGCCCCGGGCCTTGCCGTCGACGATGATCAGCTCGAGCATTTCGTGCCGGGTGTTCATCTCGACGTTGCCGAGGCCGATCTGCCGCTCCAGCGCCTGGTACGCGCCGAGCAGCAGCTGCTGGCCCGTTTGACCCCGGGCGTAGAAGGTGCGCGACACCTGGGTGCCGCCGAACGAGCGGTTGTCCAGCAGGCCGCCGTACTCACGGGCGAACGGGACGCCCTGCGCCACGGCCTGGTCGATGATGTTCACCGACTCCTGGGCCAGCCGGTACACGTTGGACTCACGGGCGCGGAAGTCGCCGCCCTTGACCGTGTCGTAGAACAGCCGGTAGACCGAGTCGCCGTCGTTGCGGTAGTTCTTCGCGGCGTTGATGCCACCCTGCGCGGCGATCGAGTGCGCGCGCCGCGGGCTGTCCTGGTAGCAGTACGACTTGACGTGGTAACCCTGCTCGGCCAGGGTCGCGGCGGCCGAGCCGCCGGCCAGGCCGGTGCCGACCACGATGACCGTCAGCTTCCGGCGGTTCGCCGGGTTGACCAGCTTGGCGGCGAACTTGCGGCGCTCCCAGCGGGTCTCGATCGGGCCGTCCGGGGCGGCCTTGTCGACGACCGGGTCGCCCTCTTTCCAGAAATCCGTCTCAGCCATTTCAGTCCACCAATCCGGTCAGCACCGAGAACGGCACCGAGAGGTACCCGACGACCAGAACCACCGACAGCACCAGGGCGATCGTCTTGGCGCGCCGCTGGCCCCGCATGGTCTGCTGGCCCAGGGTGCGGGCCGCGCTGAAGATGCCGTGCCACAGGTGGAAGCCGACCGCCACGATCGCCAGGGCGTAGAAGAGCGTCACGTACCAGCGGTGCGGCGCGAAGTCGGCGACCACGTTCGCGTACGGGTGCTCGTGGTCCCCGACCGGGTTCACCGTGCCGGTGGTCAGGTCCAGGATGTGGAAGATGATGAACAGCAGGACGATGACGCCGCCCCAGCGCATCGTCCGCGCGGCGTAGCTGCCCTGCACCTTGGGCCGGTGCGCGTACTTGACCGGGCGCGCCTTCTTGGCGCGGATGGTCAGCACGGCGGCCGTCCAGATGTGCGCGATCACCGCGACGGTGAGCACGGTCCGCTGGATCCACAGGTACCACATGTCCGGCAGCAGGGGCGTGCCGAGCGCGCGCAGCCAGTGCGCGTAGTGGTCGAAGTCGGTGGCACCCAAGAAGATCTTGAGGTTGCCGATCATGTGAACGTAGAGGAAGAGGACCAGCAGGATGCCGCTGACCGCCATGATGATCTTCAGGGTCACCGACGAGGGCCGGACGACCTTGCGCGGGGTGGGCGTTGCCGTCGCCCCCGCCGCGTTCTTGGTCTTGGGAATAGGAGTGTCTACCGCCACAACCTGGACGTTAGGAAGTCCTGGGTCATTCGTCTAATGCATGATCGGCCGGGTACTCATAGCGATAGGCTATTACGGTGCAGCTGCAACAACTCCGGTACTTCCTGGCGGTGGTGGAGACCCGGCATTTCACCCAAGCAGCGGACATTCTGGGCGTCTCGCAACCTACCTTGAGTAAGCAGATTCACACCCTTGAGATGTCACTCGGAGCCCCGCTGTTCGAGCGGATGCGCGGTGCGGTGACCCTGACCGTCGCCGGCGAGACATTGCTGCCGATGGCCCAGCGGATCGTCGCCGACGCCGACGCGGCCCGCGACGCCGTGCAGGACATCGTCGGTCTGCGCCGCGGCGAGGTGCGCCTGGGTGCCACCCCGAGCCTGTGCTCCTCGCTGGTCCCGGCCGTGTTGCGCACCTTCCGCGCCGACCACCCGGGGGTCAAGCTGCACATCAGTGAGGGCAGCTCGCACGACCTGACCGCCGGCCTGCTGGCGCACACCCTGGATCTGGCCCTGATCGTGCAGCCCGAGCACGGCGTCGATCCGGCCCTGGTGGCCATCGAGCTGCTGCGCGAGAGCCTGGTGGTGGCCTCGGTCGCGGCCGGCCCGCCGCCCACCGTGGGCCGCCAACTGGAGCTCTCCGAGCTGCGCCACACCCCGATGGTGATGTTCCGCGAGGGCTACGACATCCGTGAGGTCACCCTGCACGCCTGCGAGCGGGCCGGCTTCGCGCCGAAGTTCGCGGTCGAGGGTGGTGAGATGGACGCGGTGCTCGCCTTCGTCGAGGCCGGCCTCGGGGTCGCCCTGGTGCCCAGCATGGTGCTCGCCAACCGGCCGCTGCTGCGGGCCACCCCGCTCGCGCCGCCGGGGATGCGCCGGACCATCGCGCTCGCCCAGCGCCGTGCCGCGGTGCTGCCGCATGCCGCGGCCGCGCTGCGTGAGGTGGTGCTCGACCACATCGGCTCGGGCCGGCTGCCGTTCGGCGTGCGCGCCCTGGAGAGACCGTCCACTTAGGGTAGTCAATTGCCCACCACGCGTTTAAAGTCCTAGATGTGTGGATGGGCGAGTTCCACGACCCGCGACTCGTCGAGGTCTACGACGCCGAATGTCCCTGGGGCTGGGACGACGACTTCTTCATGGCCGTGCTCGCCGAACGCTCCGCGCACCGGGTCGCCGACCTGGGGTGCGGCACCGGCCGGCTGGCCATCGCGATGGCCGCGGCCGGGCACGAGGTGATCGCGATCGACCCGGCGCCGGCCGCCCTGGCCGCGGCCCGCCGCAAGCCGGGCGGCACCCGGGTGCGCTGGCTGCAGGGCTCGGCCGAGCGGCTCGCCCCGCGCTCGCTCGACGCCGCGTTCATGACCGGTCACGTCGCCCAGTCCTTCGTCGACGACGAGGAATGGGACACCGTGCTCCGCGGGCTGCGCCGGGCGCTGGTCCCGGAGGGACGGCTGGTCTTCGACAGCCGGGACCCGGACGACCGGCCGTGGCAGCAGTGGAACCCGCAGGATTCGTGGCGCACCGTGGTGCTCGACGACGGGAGGGTGGTGGAGGCGTGGAGCGAGGCCGAGCAGGTCGGGCTGAACACCGTGCGCGTCACCGGGCGCTACCGGTTCGCCGACGGAGGGGAACTGGCGAACTCGGCGACCCTGCGTTTCCGGACCGAGCCGGAGCTGCGCGACTCACTGCGCGAGGCGGGCTTCCGGGTCGAGCGGATCTACGGCGGCTGGGGGCGCGAGCCGGTGGGTCTGAGCGGCGACGGCGAGTTCATCGTGATCGCGGTCGCGACGCCCCGGCTGATGTCCTGACGGTCACAGATGTGCCGAGATGTTGTGCGGAACCTTAGGAACCATTGCGGGACAAAAATCCGGGACTACTATCCGCAACCATCGGTCTCGACTTTTAGATAGTTGTCGAATTTCACGCGATGTCGAGGTGGCATGCCCGAGAACGAGTGGCCCGACGACCCCCGCCCGCCCGACCAGGGCGAGTGGAGCCAGCCGCATCACGAGCCGCCACCCGGCCGTGGCCGCGCCCTGCTGGCCGCCGCGGTGGTGGTGCTGGTCCTGCTGGCCGCCGGCGGCATCGCCTGGCGTCTGATGAGCAGCCGCGGCGCTACGCCGGTGGCGCAGCCCACCGCGCCCGCCCCGACGCCCACCGCGCAGACCGCGCCACCCTGCCCACAGCCGCGCCTGCGGGTCGCCGCCGCGCCGGAGATCGCCCCGGTGATCCAGCAGGCCGCCGCCGCACTCAGCCAGCCCGGCCAGCGCTGCTCCGAGGTGCTGGTGCAGGCCGCCGAGCCGGGCGCCGCGCTGACCGGCAAGCCGGACGTCTGGGTGCCGTCCAGCAGCGTGTGGCTGGCCCTGGCCAAAAGCCGCGGCGACGTCTACACCACGCAGGGCGCGTCGCTGGCCTGGTCGCCGCTGGTGATCGCCGGGCCGGAGTCGATCGCCAGCCTGTTCGCGCCGAACGGGGTCACCTCCTGGTCCGGCCTGGTCCAGGGCACCATCCAGAAACGGGTGCCGGCGGTCCGGATGCCCGATCCGACGCTGACCACGACCGGACTGCTCAGCGTCTACGCGGTGGGCCAGGCCACGGTCAAGGCCAACCCGGACGCCGGGATCGCCCAGTTGCAGGCGCTCACCCTGCGCAGCCGGCTGGAGAACGCGGCCGCCGACCCGGCGGAACTGTTCGCGCAGATGGGCAAGCAGACCGACGCGGCCACGGCGATCTACCAGGTCGGGGTCTTCCCGACCACCGAGCAGCAGCTGCTGACCTATCAGAAGAGTCAGCACGACGTCCGGCTGTCCGGCTCGGCGCCCGCCGACGGCCAGATCGACGCCGACTATCCGTACGCGGTCCGCAAGGGCGCCCCGGCCGACCTGGTCGAGAGCCTTCGCGAGGCGATCACCCCGGACGCGCTGACGACGGCCGGATTCCGGGCCACCGCGACCAAGAACGCGCTGCGCCTGCCGGCCCCGGCCGTGCTCGCCGGGGCGGCCCGGCAGTGGTCGGCGTACAAGTCGGTGGCCTTCCAGGTGCTGCTGCTGATCGACGCGTCCGGCTCGATGAACGAGAAGATCACCGACCGGGCCGGCCGCAGCGTCACCAAGGCCGCGCTGCTGCGCGAGTCCGGGACCAGCGCGGCCCAGCTCTTCGGTGACGACACCAGCCTCGGCCTGTGGTTCTTCGGCACCCCGACGGCGGACAGCCCGGCGCACACCGAGGAGGTGCCGTTCGGCCCGGTCATCGCCACCGTCGACGGCAAGAGCCGCCGTGACCTGCTGGCCGCCAAGATCGGCGAGTACCGGCCGGTGGCGAACGCCGGGACCCCGCTCTACCAGAGCGTGCTGGACGGCGTCGCCGAGATGCGCGGCCGGGCCAAGCCGGACACGGCGACCGTGGTGGTGGTCCTCACCGACGGCTCGGACGGCGGCACGAAGTACCGGATGTCCAACGCGGACTTCCTGAAGAAGCTGACCGCCGGTGCCGACCCCGCCAAGCCGGTGCCGGTGATCGCCGTCGGTTACGGCCCGGCCGCGAACGCCACCGCCCTGCAGGCCATGGCCAAGGCCACCGGTGGCCAGGCGGTCACCGTCAAGAACCCGGCCGACCTGGCCGCCGGCATCGCCCAGGCCTTCCTCGCCGCACACACCCACTAGTGCACCCGGCGGCGCCGGTCAGTTCGATCCGATCATGCCCGCGACGATCTCGGCGGAGAGGGTGACCATCGGCAGCCCGCCGCCGGGATGCGTCGAGCCGCCGACCAGGAACAACCCGTCGACCGGCGCGCGGTTCGCCGGCCGGACCAGGCCGCCGGCGGTGCCGTAGATCGCTCCGCCCGGCGCTGCGGCCGACGCCGCCAGATCCGCCGGGGTCCGGGTCTCGGCGAAGATCAGCCGATCGCGTACGTCGAGACCGCGCCCCGCCAGGACCTCGAGGACCCGATCCCGGTACGCGTCGGCCAGCCCCGCCCGCAGCCAGTCCACGGTGGACCACGAGGTGCCGTGTGGCGCCGCGTTGACCAGCACGAACCACGCCTCGTCGCCGGCCGGGCGCACCGCCGGATCCGCGGCCCGGGTGACGAAGACGGTCGGGTCGCCGGCCGGCCGCGCCCGCCGCCCCGGCCCCCCGAAGACCGCGTCGAACTCGGCGTCGTAGTCCCGCGGGAAGAACACGTTGTGGTGCGCCAGCCGCGGAGTCTCGCCCCGCACCGCGAGCAGCAGCACGAATCCGGCCAGGCTCCGGTCGGCGAGGCGGGCCAGCGGTTTCGGACTGGGCAGCAGATCC
Protein-coding regions in this window:
- a CDS encoding fumarate reductase/succinate dehydrogenase flavoprotein subunit, with product MAETDFWKEGDPVVDKAAPDGPIETRWERRKFAAKLVNPANRRKLTVIVVGTGLAGGSAAATLAEQGYHVKSYCYQDSPRRAHSIAAQGGINAAKNYRNDGDSVYRLFYDTVKGGDFRARESNVYRLAQESVNIIDQAVAQGVPFAREYGGLLDNRSFGGTQVSRTFYARGQTGQQLLLGAYQALERQIGLGNVEMNTRHEMLELIIVDGKARGIVVRDMITGEITTELADAVVLASGGYGNVFFLSTNAMGCNVTATWRAHRKGALFANPCYTQIHPTCIPESGSHQSKLTLMSESLRNDGRVWVPKAQKDTRRPADIPEDERDYYLERIYPSFGNLVPRDIASRAAKNVCDEGRGVGPGGLGVYLDFADAISRLGRKAVEAKYGNLFEMYQRITGEDPYETPMRIYPAVHYTMGGLWVDYDLQSTIPGLFVVGEANFSDHGANRLGASALMQGLADGYFVLPNTINNYLAAGPFKKIATSDEAVVSARKEVEDRIARFLSIDGDRTVDSFHRELGHIMWEYCGMERTEEGLTKAIGLIRALKEEFWTRVKVPGKGEELNQNLEKAGRVADFIELGELMCIDALHRRESCGGHFRAESQTPDGEALRHDDEFGYAAAWEYFGADGKPTLHKEELVFEYVHPSTRSYK
- a CDS encoding succinate dehydrogenase cytochrome b subunit, which gives rise to MAVSGILLVLFLYVHMIGNLKIFLGATDFDHYAHWLRALGTPLLPDMWYLWIQRTVLTVAVIAHIWTAAVLTIRAKKARPVKYAHRPKVQGSYAARTMRWGGVIVLLFIIFHILDLTTGTVNPVGDHEHPYANVVADFAPHRWYVTLFYALAIVAVGFHLWHGIFSAARTLGQQTMRGQRRAKTIALVLSVVLVVGYLSVPFSVLTGLVD
- a CDS encoding LysR family transcriptional regulator — protein: MTVQLQQLRYFLAVVETRHFTQAADILGVSQPTLSKQIHTLEMSLGAPLFERMRGAVTLTVAGETLLPMAQRIVADADAARDAVQDIVGLRRGEVRLGATPSLCSSLVPAVLRTFRADHPGVKLHISEGSSHDLTAGLLAHTLDLALIVQPEHGVDPALVAIELLRESLVVASVAAGPPPTVGRQLELSELRHTPMVMFREGYDIREVTLHACERAGFAPKFAVEGGEMDAVLAFVEAGLGVALVPSMVLANRPLLRATPLAPPGMRRTIALAQRRAAVLPHAAAALREVVLDHIGSGRLPFGVRALERPST
- a CDS encoding class I SAM-dependent methyltransferase, which produces MGEFHDPRLVEVYDAECPWGWDDDFFMAVLAERSAHRVADLGCGTGRLAIAMAAAGHEVIAIDPAPAALAAARRKPGGTRVRWLQGSAERLAPRSLDAAFMTGHVAQSFVDDEEWDTVLRGLRRALVPEGRLVFDSRDPDDRPWQQWNPQDSWRTVVLDDGRVVEAWSEAEQVGLNTVRVTGRYRFADGGELANSATLRFRTEPELRDSLREAGFRVERIYGGWGREPVGLSGDGEFIVIAVATPRLMS
- a CDS encoding substrate-binding domain-containing protein, with the protein product MPENEWPDDPRPPDQGEWSQPHHEPPPGRGRALLAAAVVVLVLLAAGGIAWRLMSSRGATPVAQPTAPAPTPTAQTAPPCPQPRLRVAAAPEIAPVIQQAAAALSQPGQRCSEVLVQAAEPGAALTGKPDVWVPSSSVWLALAKSRGDVYTTQGASLAWSPLVIAGPESIASLFAPNGVTSWSGLVQGTIQKRVPAVRMPDPTLTTTGLLSVYAVGQATVKANPDAGIAQLQALTLRSRLENAAADPAELFAQMGKQTDAATAIYQVGVFPTTEQQLLTYQKSQHDVRLSGSAPADGQIDADYPYAVRKGAPADLVESLREAITPDALTTAGFRATATKNALRLPAPAVLAGAARQWSAYKSVAFQVLLLIDASGSMNEKITDRAGRSVTKAALLRESGTSAAQLFGDDTSLGLWFFGTPTADSPAHTEEVPFGPVIATVDGKSRRDLLAAKIGEYRPVANAGTPLYQSVLDGVAEMRGRAKPDTATVVVVLTDGSDGGTKYRMSNADFLKKLTAGADPAKPVPVIAVGYGPAANATALQAMAKATGGQAVTVKNPADLAAGIAQAFLAAHTH